The sequence CTGGAAGTAAACTCGAACttgttttcttttcttttctcatctatgtttactaaattatcctttcaaaaaaaaaaaaaaaataaaaaattgatcggCATACTTatgatttattcaataaaataatatattaaataacaatagtaataaaatcttGAGATGCATAGCTAATGCTTCACAACAACTTATGTAAGTAATTCTTCTATTACTTTTTCTCTTCTTTCGttcaaaagaattgaattttttttattattacatgtAGTTATAGGTATTGTATAATTTCGAACATTGGAAGTGATTCCtcactgataattaaaatttttttagttatgtacaaaaaaataataatcgaacAAACTAATGTTCGTGAGTTGATTTGCGAACATGAAttctagaaattttattattatatgtatctgtaaagtgagcgaataaactaaaatggatctggtttaggcgtaaggaattaaacaattaaaaattacacagtttttatcaataaataaatgagagatttatttacacttatttacaccttaaattgtaagaaattatgCTTAATAGCGAATGTGACAGAACAGACACACGATAGCGAATACAACTTTGGTGATAAGATTCACGTATGTAAAAGACACGTGGCTAAGAGcagttaaattaacaaaaattaatatagataCTAATTACACGAgaataatagtttatttattctcaataaatggCAGCCTTAATTTTACTGACTAAATATTGAGAGAAATTAGCATAGCGGTTTAGTTTAATATCACAAAAGAACAGCAAAGCGGTTTCAAGAGCACGAGATAACAAGTAGTgaagcacgttgtagaatgataaaagatggtagcgtcgttgagtcgtcgaaaagcttggtgtcgacgtggcagccttgctgtatataacgaattttcccattggcttaaaagcccgccaacaggtagcagttgatagcgatctctctcattggctgaccaatataaaacgaattatgtgattggccagtttgtagcgggttctcaaggCGTCTTGACACGGACCTgaattagaaattgtatgtaccgggcccaaatagtgagtgacccggcactattctgaccttcagtcagtagcgagttcggcaactcccggacttagcggaaatgcacgaagcttgattcaaattagtcaagctcgtgactgaacagtatcaaattataattgaataaccAATTGCTTTTAATCTTATATATTCGTTATGCGCTTGAATATTATGATCGAACGAATTAACACTCTTAATCCCAAATTAATTTGCGAACATTATCTCGAAAAACTGTTTACTTTTCTTTGAGCAAGATTGTACTTAAGTAACCAATCGCTTGTGACTTATAGCTTATgcgcttgaaaaaaattataaaaaataataataaattcgtAATCATAATTGAtttgcaaatatatatatatatatatatatatatatatatatatatatacatatatatatatatatatatatatatatatacatatatatatatatatatttatataaacggaaatattttattaaccaaATAAACAGTTGGAAGTAATCTTATGCGTTacgcattaaatattaggaaaacatttatatataattatttattgcgaatatgaagaaaaaatatcatatatgtcaaatattaatcaaataatccaattacttgtaattttatacattataaGCTTAACAATCGTTATCATAGTAAAATtgcaaaaattaaacaaaaatattgtttatcaTTACATGTACCAACTTATAACTAAATAACCCATTGCTCTAGatttgatatattattatgcccctacaaattataatcaaataatctaataattgtaatcataaattgaattgaaagtattaatttaaattttttcatatgagTCAAGgtataattgaataatcaattgattttattcttatatattattgtgtgcgtaaatattataattaaataaagtaatattgTACTTATAAGATGATCTGCAATAAccaaaaatgtgaaaaatacgggtaaaatcaataataataagagcaTATGCAACCTCCTTGTGTATGTTAACTTGATAAATAAGAAGGATAGTTCTTCTCTTTTTCTAAACGAGGCTATTTTGCgtgtgtttatttttatatatctatatatctatataaataaaaatcaattgctgTTCGTTAGTCTCGCTAAAACTTAAGAACGGCTAAAGCGATTTGGCTAATTTtggttttgaattatttgtggaACCCCAAAAAAGGTTTAAAAGATGAATAAATATGGGTTTAGTATAGTGCCacatagctcaactggtagatcactcggcgcgataccgacatggtctgggatCGATTCTcggttcgggctatctatatttttctcaatttctctataaattgtcttattgagaaggtttgcatgtttaggtttccactatattaaattggttttttatatagtggaaaccaatttaatatagtggaaactaTATTAAAACGTCCGCTGTCCACTAGACTGACCTGTCTCGTTCAGCTTATAAAGATTTATACAATATTAAAAGATGTATGTTAGAACTTgatgtaaaagaaaaaacaggAAGTCCCAATAATAATGATCCTTACACATCTTGCATGTAATAGCTCACAAGAAAAATGTATACTTACttctaaaaaatatcgatCAATTTATCCTTGAACTCAAATTGATAGAAATTATGCtaaaattaaaacagtttACTTAGATTTGGAGAAACAAGCTTTGGCTACTATCACTATCGACGTTGCCAACCGGACCACCATGGGACAAAGGGATGAACTAGCCAAAGACTACAATCTTGGCTTCTTCAGGTGAAATCGAAATCAGGTtcattattctaaaaatattactagCATGTTgttgtccttttttttctcaccaaGACAAAAACATAGCAACCATGTTGACACTATGACCAAGTTgctgttattttttcttcagtaCATCAAGATCAAAGGATATAGTGACGAGTATTCTGATGCGATTAAGTCATTCAACGAACTCTGGATCGCCCATGGTCATTACTaactaaaaatacaataaaaacgaaaaagaaCTTCCTACGAAAACGTTGCGCAGATTCCTCGTGGAGATATGTACCAACCACTCTGTGGTTCCTGCAATACTTGAACTGATTGCGTACTTACCAGATCCGGGAACAGGAGTCCTCTTACAACTCCTGTCCCGGAAAGACGGACCCACATTGTAGTAGATGACGTTAGCGCCACAGCAAGAATATACCAAACGAGGTTTTCACGGACCCTGCCCCGAACTCGCCAGGGACGAGTTACCATCTTGTCTAGATGATCCTTTCTTTAGAGGCCTCTGGAACTATTCAGATCATTAAGAAGATCGAGACAATTGCTGATCAACTTCTTCAGGAGATGAAAGTGGTCCCTTGTTGGTAACGGTGATCCTCAGCACTTCAAACTCAGCTGGAACGGCTAGAAGTCCTTTACGACACATTATACTGCTTCTTGAGAAACCCATTATATCAAAATAACAGTTGAGATCCACGCCACCAACGGATTTTTAAGACGAAGAGAAGGAAAAAATgtctaatataaaattttctacgcCTGTATTTCACCTTGGACCACGCTAGAGTcgctctcaatttttttttcacccgcaagaaatgaatttgattattCAACTTTAAAACTACAACCAACATCATGGGACTCATAAACAGTGAGAGTATTCAGGTAAAGGTTCTCCATAATAGTATCATAAGGTTTACGATAAGTCAACTATGTAAATGCATGTATAATTTTTCCGCAAATTCATGTGTATCAATAACCTTTTAAGTCAAGAAGTAGGAAGATCAGGTGGGAATACACTCCGCAATAATTTCCTCCTAATTGCTGTCATTTCTCTTCTTAACACGCATGAAAATGTTTTATGGGAAAGATATATACGTATAGCAATCAGGAAACTGCCTAATTaacttattacttttattgttagtatttcgtttttttttatatatctttttGTTCATTGTAATCCATATGCAATCAATTACTCTAAAAATAGGCAATGACAAAAATTGAAGAGAGGATGTTTCTAATCAAAAGTATGGCCTCCTAGGCAAaaagataatatataataacaccAACATCGAAAccagttttataaaaattcgtgctaggtaaattttttttttttttagggatatattatgaaaaataattctgcAATAACCATTGAGTTTTCCAAAGTAAAAACATAATTGTATATcattttgttatatatatacatatatgtcggagataaaataatatttgggTTTTTCCTATAACTTGGGAAAGTCCTAATCATATcgagtttgtttttttcagacaataaaatttagtaaaaatattttacaacttaaTCCGCTTAAGATTTTTGTTAGTTTTTAGATTTACGTTTCTGGCGGTTAACTCAGGTCGAAGGAGCACATCTGGGCATCCAACGTAGCCACGATCGAAGGATAGCAATATTTTGGGCATAATGAGTTTTTAAACATAAAGACGtagtttgtaaaaattacctgaaagATAGTTTTTGGGACTTGAGGACTCAAGAATATTGAGTACGAAGAGTTAGTTCTAATTGAGCAAAGGAACAGATAAAATTGCTATCCTATCGATCGTGTATTCATTTTCGATTCAATTTTACCCCCCGCACATTATACAGCAGTAacttaaatattgttaattaattgttatccTCGAGTAAACTCAtcacttataataatttgtgtaTTTCTAtcgtataatatttaattctgtGTAACATTCAGTATagttgtaatatttaatattaatcgaatattttgatattgtgTATTTCTCCGATACTTATATGATTGCTTGTCATTTCATTGTTTAGTGTACATGATATTTGTGAATAGCAATTACCTGTGTTGTGTTcgttaatttgttaaataaataaaatgagtggTCAAGATAAAAATCCAAACTCGAGTCTTAATAATACCTCCACTGATAATTCGACATCAGAAGTGGGATCCGCTTCAACACCAGATCAATGGAATATTTTATTGCAGTTTATGCAAAATCCAATGCGACAACTGAGTACAGATAGCCGAAATTTTTCACTACCACGGTTCAATCCAGAAAATGCGGTTGCAGATCCAATAGCGTGGTGCACAGCGGCAGATATGTGCTGAACAGAAAAGCCACTTACTGGTTCTGCATCAATTTCCGCGCTCAGCAAGGCATTGGAAGGGTCAGCCGCGCAGTGGCTGTCTCAGGTTGCTATCACAGGGATTACATGGTCGCAAGCTAAGGATCTTTTTATCGCTCAATTTGGTGGCTCAGAAACAGCAACTTCAGCTctcattaaaattcaaaatgagaATAGGCTGAAAAATGAGAGCATTGGTGCTTTTGGTGTTCGACTACGATCATCACTTGAGGCACGATGGGGATCTTTAACTGTCGACGAGATCATAAGCGCTATCGTCATTGCTCGGTTAGCTCCATATGATAGCCAAATAGAGCGACTGGCGCATACAGCTGATATTAAAACAGAAACcgcatttttaaatgaaatacgAACTTTCTCATACATGCAGAAAAGGCCAGAATCGTCTATGGATAACGCTGCACCATCAGAGCCAAAGCGTTTCAAGCCATCAATGGTAATTCGTTATCATGGATGTGGTAAGATGGGCCATAAAGATAGTGAGTGTCGTTCgagtatgaaaataacaagGAGGCCGGATGCTGGAGCACTGCAAGAGGGAAGAAAACCAACCATGCCGGGGAAGATGGTCATTTGCTACAAATGTCGGGAGGTTGGACATGTTTCGTCACACTGCCCGCAATTGAAGAGGAGTAGAAGCGGCGAGGGAGCAGCCAACAAGGAGGGTGCCGCCAGTGCACGACGGGTGGATATGTGCAGTATCACGGTGTCATCAGGTTCCCTGTTACATCGCGGTGAGTCGTTTTCATTCTGTTTTGACTCCGGTGCTGAATGCTCGTTGATCAAGGAATctgtatcaaataaattttcgggGAATAGATTTAATCAGCTTGTAATGTTAAGAGGTATATGCAATACTAGTGTTAATTGCATTATACAAATATTGTCAACAattgtgatcgatgatcataCACTAGAGATTCCTTTCCACGTCATTAACGACGATTATTTAAACCATGGTGGGCATTTTTACAAGCATTTGATTTTGATATAGTCTATAGAGAAGGCAAGCGCATGGAGCAAGTAGATTTTTTCTAGCGAAACCCGATATGTCTTGATGAACATAAACCGACggataaaattgaacaaaaacGTATTGATCTCGCGGAAATATCGGACGACTGGCTCCTAGCTGAGCAACGACGGGATCCGGAAATCTCTGAAATCGTTACCAAGCTAGAAAACGAAAAGTTATCGGACGATCTTATCAATAAATACGAATTGCGATCGAATACGCTTTATCAAAAAGTACAACGACGTGGTACATCATACTGTTTACCAATCGTTCCCAGGGCATTTAGATGGGCAGCTATTAATAATGTTCATAGTTCCATCATGCATTTAGGACGGGACAAGACACTTGACAAAGTTTACGATCATTACTGGTTCGAAGGTATGTCTAAGTATGTCCGTAAATTCGTGGAGAATAGCATGACCTGTAGGCTCTCTAAGTCTAATTCAGGTAAAGTGCAAGCTGAGCTCCATCCTATCCCTAAAACGAGTATACCATGGCACACAGTTCATTTTGATATTTCAGGTAAACTGAGCGGTAAAAGTACTTCTTAAGAATACGTAATCGTCTTAGTTGACACACTTACAAAGTTCGTCTATTTATATCATACTCGGAAAATAGACTCGAACAGTACTATCCGAGCTGTTAAATCAGCAATATTTTTGTCCAGCAAACCATCTCGCGTGATAGCAGACCAAGGTAGACGTTTTACCAGTAAAGATTTTCAGGAGTTTTGTAAGTCGCAAGACATCAGACTTCATTTAATAGCCACTGGCTCTAGTAGAGCAAATGGCCAGATAAAACGTGTGATGAgaacactaaaaaatatgtttactGCGGTAGAGACAGAGGGTCGTTCATGGCAAGATGCTATAGGAGAGATACAATTGGCTATAAATTGCACTATTAATCGCGTAACAGAAGCTAGTTCTTAAGAACTACTGATTGGAAAAGTAGCAAGACCGCTTGGTcagctgataataataatagggAAATTGAAATCTCTAGTGTGAGACAACGTGCGGTAGATAATATAGAATCGAATGCAAAATACGATTAAACTAGATATGATAAGACTTAATCTAAAGTGGTTAGATTCAATACAGGAGATTTTGTTTTGCTTAAAAATGAAGAGAGAAATCAAACCAAATTAGATCCGAAGTTCAGGGGTCCATTCGTGATAACTAAGATTTTTGATGGTGATAGAAGACAAAACCAATAACGATCAGGGGAGATATTACGGGACGAAATCttgagcgagaatgtatgcaccaagcggaatgacaaccaaacaaatatataatgaataaaaataataataaggaataattactactaaatatatccaggaaacaaacaaataaatattggctatcactgggttccttttacttaattattcaattcaaaatatattttaatgaactCAACAAATGATTACAATTCCcaaatattcataataaatttttattaaataataatatgctcAATTTAGccaaatgataatgataacattcaattcaaattatacTATTAAACCATTCACtgggaaatttaaatacgagttacaaatattcaaactcaatataacatataaattgcaaacgaataaattaatgataatctttttctttattttaaattatttactctggggagagaaagacatgggtattccatatatgtggcaacactgggttgcataccattaaattagaaaataaattttacctagagaaataatattaaatactcaactatacttttaaaataatatatgaaatactaGTGTAAGACAAGGAGCCACACTTGCTATCCTTGTCTAATCCTTTAAGGAATTCGCTCTAAGCATCTACGTACCTGGAACGTACGCCGAacgaattcaacttattataacaatagaactcagtgaaaattatttatcaagcaaATACCGCGATCAACTCTACTGCAGGACCAGCGATAGTCGATGCAACAAATGAAGATACAACtgacttaccggcgttgatAACAATTAACTTCTGGAGCTTTtggataataaatatcacatgaagtatatttttattttatataacagaatatcaattatctaaatttaataaactttaactatttaattttacaaaattacggcaactgggccagaacgattttctcaaaaataatcacggacaacaacacgtcctaCCTTCACAAAATCCCGGTCATCTCTGACTATATCTTTCCTTGATTTTTCCGAGGGAGGGTAATCACTCACGTGTTATCCCCTCTCATGACCTCGGACccgaaattatcaattaaaatgaaacataTAAACTTGTCACACGACCTGAGTTATATCATAATGATAAATTGAAGAATATTTCCTATCtataaacataaacataatcattactatctctttcaaataataaaatgataattaatttagtgcaCTAAGTggctggataaaaatattgattttcatCCCAactatatcgacttactctcccttcgatcgatatttttatctacaacATACGCGCACGTGTGCTGCtaactgaaatgaaaatatcgattaattacataaattcaaactaattatcaaaacatatatataaacataataaacaataatatcaataaatccataattaaatcatacgacaataatctatcaaaataatataaatatttgaataataataaattataaaaaataaatgcgtttgatttgagctaggaggtgttgtCAAATTCACGGCAAGATGGAAAAGCGCGCGCAGCAattcacgtttgaatcgctacgtgacaataataatattaataataataataatagtaataataataataataataataataataataataataataataataataataataataataataataataataataataataataataataataataataataataataataatcataataataatcgttattatttttattataagtgaACTCTCgtttacatataaattttaagtataaaaatttttattattcaatcaaTTAATCGAGAAAACTGAGCAACACGTCATCCATCTTGATTAGACCCTCTACATTCTTCGTGTATGAATATGGAGCGTTGTAATCTTCAAATGACATGTTCACCTTAATGTGATTGGTCAAACGGACGTCATTTAGCATTTTCGTTGTTGTAAGAATATCCTCCAATACACAGGGCAATCGGAGACCTGTGATAGCGTTGATCTCATCTAACATGACCAGCACTTCTAAAATCAGGTAGCTGTGTATACTTGTTAGTTTGTATAATATTTCTGCTACCAGACGTATCACCTAAAAACGAAAGATGATtacctattttttttccactttaaataaattaaaatattttgaacttacATGTCGGGGCAAACTCTGAGCACGCCTTACACAAAATCGATCTCTTATAagctcatttattttttggctCTTTAATATGTGCACTACACAGTTGTCGTAACTGTACTgttgttattgataattaattaactttgcTTAAAGATTAACAAGGTGTGCTTAGCGTTGCATATTATATTGCACTCAACTGCCGCCTGTTTCatcttatataaatttaaaacatagcGTGTAACATACATTAAATAGTAGAACCGTGTCGAAAATATTGccaatgaatatttaaatatataataattgaagttTTAAGTATTGAAACATCTTTAGTTTCCGACgttatttatactattttGGATTTTGTGCACTAAAGTAAtttcatatctatatatattattattattattattattattattattatgattattatcattattattattatcgttaattatattattatcattacaacATTAGGTAATCGCTGTACGAGTAGTAAGTATACAGATAACAGAGCCCTGGTACGCTGTAATTGATTCGTTGATAAATCAGAGTTATATTATTCATCATAATACCACTGTTACCAACACtggttaaaattattgtagagCTGATGtgtgctatatatatatatatatatatatatatgtatatatatgtatatatatatatatatacacataattttcgaaaaaattttatagaataagatgaaattttttacaatggagttctaaaaaatttcatcgaaTGGCGATTTCTGAGTGAATATCAAGCTGTCCGGGTATGTgtatcataatattttgtgaaataatttagatacgaCCAAGCAACCTaagattatttgtaaaatctgCATAatggtttataaaataaagtctataaaattttttaatttattaccccAATCATAgatgttatataaaaaaacttttttttgaattatcggAAATAGACTAACAAAACCCAAAGCGGGATGatagctaaaaaattttaaagtttcaacaattaataaatttataaaaaactgagatataaaattaaacatgtCTTAGTTAagtttaaaacattttaacttcttattttgttttaatttgcCAAAAGAAGGAATTATTGCCCCACTATTAGTAGGTATTGGTCCCTTTACcttataaacaataacataattgaatacaatataaataatagaatcAATCACTTATtattgtctttaattttctaaagttcATTTGTatccaaacaaatatatacaataaacttCGCTTTCCAAATGTGTGATTCAGCACAGTTGTCAAAACATCAGACTTCAAATCAGAAGGTCTTGGGTTCGAGCCCATAACTCGGCAaggtagtttttttatttttttttattgcagatattggttatatataaatcattatataaaattatacatacagTGTAATCTCACTAATCCGGCACTATTGAAGACCGGAGGGTGCCGGATTATTGGAATGTTCGGATTACTGGGTTGTACAGAAAAAGTCAtaggtaataaataaaataaagcatttcaTAGAGAGAATAAACGTATgtaatgttttaaattaacatataaGTACATATGTAATTAACTAGATTTGAAATAATCCTTAATTGAGGTCTGCTTTTGTGCAACTTGTAGTCCTTGCTTAAAAACCTTTTCTCGCATGTTGCGAAGAATTATAATATCTTTGGCAGATATGCCGTTTTCTTTTGCCCATGTTATGCATGTATTGAAACAAGTCAATGCATCATCTGGTTTAACTCTTACAGCAGTTGTAGTAGTTGGTGGCTCCAATATTTCTACAGAGCTTTCTTCTTGTACTGCTTCAAATACAATTTCTTCATCAGTCATAATTTCCTCTGTTTCTTCGATTCCTTCAAAccaagaattcaaattttctttacttGTCTCCAATCCTTTTTCTGATAGATTTTGAACCCAATCGGCAATAGGCACATTATCCTCAGTATCccatttatttgtttcttcTGTTTCTGATACATCATTCATAGTAGGCCATAACTTTTTCCATGAAGATTGGATTAAGTTCGGAGAAACAGAATTCCAAGCATGAGCGAGAGAGAATACAACATCCTTCAAATTGAATCCTTTAAGGCTCTGCGTTACATCACCATCCTGAGATATAATATGGAtcagcaatttatttttatacaaagaCTTTATTTTCTGGATAACATTTTGATTCATCGGCTGCAGTAAAGGTGTGCAGTTTGGTGGTACGAAGATGGCTTGGATATTCCCATCACTTGATTTGAGTTCTTGTTCATTTGGGAGGCCTGGAGCATTGTCAAGTACGAGTAAAGCTTTTATGGGCAAGTTTGATCTTTTCATAAACTTCTCGACTTCTGGGACAAAGTCTTTATGAAACCATTCACTAAATACCTCTCTCGTGacccaacttttaatttgattctTGTAGCAGACTGGCAGACAAATGTTCTTGAAAGCTCTGGGATTTTTTGCTTTGCCAATCACTAACAAATCCAATTTGTTTGTTCCAGTAGCATTTGAACACGGCATGAAGGTGATTCTATCTTTACTCACTTTACGACCTGGTGCACTTGCTTCTTCAGCAGATACGAACGTTTTATTGGGCAACAGTCTCCAGAACAGACCACTCTCGTCTGCGTTATAGATTTGGTCAGGAAGAAGACTCAGTTCTTCtactttgtttttaaaatgctCGATAAAAGGCTGTACTGCAGATTCATCGCTTGTTAATTTTTCACCTGATATGGTTAATAGACGGATACcaaatcgttttttaaatttatccagCCATCCATCACGCACGAAAACCATCTTTTtgggttatttttttatagaattcgATTGCTTTGGCTTTCAGAATTTCTCCAGATATAGGAGTGTGTTTAAAACGCCGCTGTATGAACCATAAGTAAAGAGCCTTTTCCATCTTTGGACGATCGCCAACTTTTAGTGT comes from Microplitis demolitor isolate Queensland-Clemson2020A chromosome 8, iyMicDemo2.1a, whole genome shotgun sequence and encodes:
- the LOC103578263 gene encoding jerky protein homolog-like — translated: MVFVRDGWLDKFKKRFGIRLLTISGEKLTSDESAVQPFIEHFKNKVEELSLLPDQIYNADESGLFWRLLPNKTFVSAEEASAPGRKVSKDRITFMPCSNATGTNKLDLLVIGKAKNPRAFKNICLPVCYKNQIKSWVTREVFSEWFHKDFVPEVEKFMKRSNLPIKALLVLDNAPGLPNEQELKSSDGNIQAIFVPPNCTPLLQPMNQNVIQKIKSLYKNKLLIHIISQDGDVTQSLKGFNLKDVVFSLAHAWNSVSPNLIQSSWKKLWPTMNDVSETEETNKWDTEDNVPIADWVQNLSEKGLETSKENLNSWFEGIEETEEIMTDEEIVFEAVQEESSVEILEPPTTTTAVRVKPDDALTCFNTCITWAKENGISAKDIIILRNMREKVFKQGLQVAQKQTSIKDYFKSS